A single Mangifera indica cultivar Alphonso chromosome 20, CATAS_Mindica_2.1, whole genome shotgun sequence DNA region contains:
- the LOC123204577 gene encoding uncharacterized protein LOC123204577 yields the protein MEHRITHHNRIIAATPDPYPSMDPTLKNQSNKTNISSKTTQKNPDFSTSSKPFCYLTNSFSRLNLYHNKAPTSQKHIRNPPTKDIHLQANAMIFSADSDSSKFPHVKPSKLMQPQQKTASRNDKDSRIKEEASKEIRKKSSKGGPLISKQKEVCKEEVNSKKLVLVKDTDVKNLQHQGHDAMRFSVSIGRRRSFCDSEVGLGSVLANCGVKVVSVDMPPFMQIHAVDFARKTYDSLEKFTAKALALTLKKEFDGVYGPPWHCIVGTSFGSFVTHSVGGFLYFSMDHKLYILLFKTTVQKSRVKSQHLYSSMENFRKYKATLCCIIPFVACTLDWLKE from the exons ATGGAACACCGCATCACCCACCACAACCGCATCATAGCAGCAACCCCAGATCCTTACCCATCTATGGATCCCACCCTCAAAAaccaatcaaacaaaacaaacatcTCTTCCAAAACCACACAAAAGAACCCTGATTTTTCAACATCATCTAAACCCTTTTGTTATTTGACCAATAGTTTTTCAAGGTTGAACCTTTATCATAACAAAGCTCCTACTTCACAAAAACACATCAGAAACCCACCTACCAAAGACATCCATTTGCAAGCTAATGCCATGATTTTTTCTGCTGATTCTGATTCCTCCAAGTTCCCACACGTTAAACCAAGCAAATTAATGCAGCCCCAACAGAAAACAGCATCCAGAAATGACAAAGATAGCCGTATAAAGGAGGAAGCTTCAAAAGAGATAAGGAAGAAATCATCGAAAGGTGGGCCATTGATTAGTAAACAGAAGGAAGTTTGTAAAGAGGAAGTTAATTCTAAGAAACTGGTGTTAGTGAAAGATACAGACGTGAAGAATCTACAACATCAAGGGCATGATGCTATGAGATTTTCAGTTTCAATAGGGCGAAGGAGATCCTTCTGTGACTCAGAGGTCGGGTTGGGTAGTGTTCTTGCAAACTGCGGTGTGAAAGTTGTTTCAGTTGATATGCCGCCGTTTATGCAGATCCATGCGGTTGATTTTGCAAGAAAGACTTATGACAGCTTAGAAAAGTTCACCGCCAAAGCCCTTGCACTCACTCTCAAGAAG GAGTTCGATGGGGTTTATGGACCGCCGTGGCATTGTATTGTGGGGACAAGTTTTGGGTCTTTTGTCACGCATTCGGTTGGTGGGTTTCTTTATTTTTCGATGGATCATAAGCTGTATATCTTATTGTTTAAGACGACTGTACAAAAAAGCAGAGTGAAGTCACAGCATCTCTACTCTAGTATGGAAAACTTTAGAAAATATAAAGCAACATTGTGTTGTATTATCCCATTTGTAGCTTGTACATTGGATTGGCTCAAAGAGTAG
- the LOC123204575 gene encoding hydroxyproline O-galactosyltransferase GALT6-like: MKTLAKLPLKSSDKLYKFGVDFCVGKLRSIQVLIFTGLLYLCLVGFEIPFVFRTSVSLEPITRPHELKTEQDFQATKAPSRPVKNWVSQNSNSQAQTQTRQVNHSKSRNKILSNLSFDNKTFDPSGESWSSDLYKTARTAYQEGRKLWEEFESGNLQIETEKPENVSELCSHSISLSGTEFLKNGKVMILPCGLTLGSYITVVGKPRRAHPETVSKISLANGGEEVMTSRFMMELQGLKTEEGEYPPKILHFNPRLIGDWSGNPVIELNTCYRMQWGSALRCQGWKSTPEEETVDGLVKCESWTENNDNLAEKSKSKWWENMNRFLGVKNKVTIEWPFPFVEDSLFVLTLRAGFEGYHVDVGGNHITSFPFRTGFTIEDATGLTLDGDVDVISVFAASLPMSHPSFAPQRHLEMSTEWKAPSLPEQPVELFIGILSAGNHFAERMAVRKTWMQHELVKSSHVIARFFVALHARKEVNVELKKEAEFFGDIVIIPYMDNYDLVVLKTVAICDYGGHTVSAKYIMKCDDDTFVRVDAVINEARKVPEGRSFYIGNINYYHKPLRNGKWAVTYEEWPEEDYPPYANGPGYILSFNIARSIVSDFENHKLRLFKMEDVSMGMWVESFNSSKPVDYLHSFKFCQFGCIEGYYTAHYQSPRQMICLWSKLQKLGKTQCCDMR, encoded by the exons ATGAAAACACTAGCCAAGTTACCTTTGAAATCATCAGATAAATTGTACAAGTTTGGGGTGGATTTTTGTGTGGGCAAGCTAAGATCTAttcaagttttgatttttactGGTCTTCTCTACTTGTGTTTGGTTGGTTTCGAAATTCCATTTGTTTTTAGAACTTCTGTTTCGCTCGAACCGATAACTCGACCTCATGAACTAAAAACTGAACAAGATTTTCAAGCCACCAAGGCCCCGTCTCGTCCTGTGAAGAACTGGGTTTCGCAAAACTCTAACTCGCAGGCTCAGACCCAGACTCGACAAGTCAATCACTCAAAAAGCAGAAACAAAATTCTCTCAAACTTGTCATTTGATAACAAAACTTTCGACCCGAGCGGTGAATCCTGGTCTTCTGACCTCTACAAGACGGCCCGAACCGCTTATCAAGAGGGAAGAAAATTGTGGGAAGAATTCGAATCAGGGAATCTTCAAATCGAAACCGAAAAACCTGAAAACGTATCAGAATTGTGTTCACACTCCATTTCACTATCCGGGACGGAGTTTTTGAAGAACGGAAAGGTGATGATTTTGCCGTGTGGACTCACACTGGGGTCATATATTACGGTGGTGGGGAAGCCAAGGCGGGCCCACCCAGAGACTGTCTCGAAGATTTCCCTTGCCAATGGCGGTGAGGAAGTGATGACTTCACGGTTCATGATGGAGTTGCAGGGATTGAAGACTGAAGAAGGAGAGTACCCGCCAAAGATATTGCATTTTAATCCAAGATTGATAGGGGATTGGAGTGGGAACCCAGTGATTGAGTTAAACACTTGTTACAGGATGCAGTGGGGTTCGGCGTTGCGGTGCCAGGGATGGAAGTCCACGCCTGAGGAGGAGACCg TTGATGGTCTCGTGAAGTGTGAGAGCTGGACTGAAAATAATGACAATCTTGCTGAAAAGTCTAAATCAAAATGGTGGGAAAACATGAATCGGTTTCTAGGTGTAAAGAACAAAGTGACCATTGAATGGCCATTCCCATTTGTGGAGGACAGTCTTTTTGTACTGACTCTTCGTGCAGGTTTTGAGGGTTATCATGTTGATGTTGGCGGGAATCATATCACCTCCTTTCCTTTTCGAACC GGATTTACTATTGAAGATGCCACTGGGCTAACTTTGGATGGGGACGTTGATGTCATCTCAGTATTTGCTGCTTCCTTGCCTATGTCACATCCTAGTTTTGCACCTCAAAGACATCTTGAGATGTCAACTGAATGGAAGGCTCCATCTCTTCCTGAGCAGCCTGTGGAACTTTTTATTGGAATACTTTCTGCAGGCAATCATTTTGCTGAGAGGATGGCTGTGAGAAAGACTTGGATGCAACACGAACTTGTTAAATCATCACATGTGATAGCTCGTTTCTTTGTAGCACTG CATGCTAGGAAGGAAGTGAATGTGGAGCTGAAGAAAGAAGCAGAGTTTTTTGGTGACATTGTGATCATTCCTTACATGGATAACTATGATCTTGTAGTGTTGAAAACTGTTGCCATCTGTGACTATGGG GGTCACACAGTATCTGCTAAGTATATTATGAAGTGCGATGATGACACATTTGTACGAGTAGATGCAGTTATTAATGAAGCAAGGAAGGTACCTGAAGGCAGGAGCTTTTACATTGGGAACATCAACTACTACCATAAGCCCTTGCGCAATGGTAAATGGGCAGTAACATATGAG GAATGGCCAGAAGAAGATTATCCACCCTATGCTAATGGACCAGGCTACATATTGTCATTCAACATTGCACGATCCATCGTGTCTGATTTTGAAAACCATAAACTAAGA TTGTTCAAGATGGAAGATGTGAGTATGGGAATGTGGGTAGAGAGTTTCAACAGCTCAAAACCTGTGGACTATCTACACAGCTTTAAATTTTGTCAGTTCGGGTGCATCGAAGGTTATTATACAGCTCACTACCAATCTCCAAGGCAGATGATCTGCCTGTGGAGTAAATTGCAAAAGCTGGGAAAGACTCAGTGTTGCGATATGAGATGA
- the LOC123204576 gene encoding uncharacterized protein LOC123204576, whose amino-acid sequence MVAISLYRGNLHRVPEMPRRWLMPYPKISLKDFKTLLNRRNRALSRLRSPNITTSNPNLNSKQQLLPLHPAAPDLKTQIDYNKTSSGKEEEGVIKNQEINDQGKSEGGDCTVKSVTEAEVAPEKVVDTAVTNEKLRYSDFVEKPAEPANPNLQTSKKVEELDEKEKRKREVENRLQTLNAKKHNLVLALKQILNAEELKRRNCMQGMVARPAGQLQVDTTNDAGFSTRQTTARMGSEANLGGDMEGAEAEDVSNQNTHCRHMFRMSSMSPSSESPLRRTTYFQHNVVPHPSRASIGVTGSPSCFVSISHQGNPGNLPAISVSGTNYVASSPSPAASGGTSVFRDARQPSPWN is encoded by the exons ATGGTGGCAATTTCTCTATACAGAGGGAATCTCCATAGGGTTCCAGAGATGCCTCGTCGATGGCTAATGCCATATcccaaaatctctctcaaagatTTCAAAACCCTCTTGAACCGTCGTAACAGAGCCCTTTCTCGTCTACGTTCCCCCAATATCACCACGTCAAACCCTAATCTTAACTCTAAACAACAGCTTCTGCCTCTCCATCCCGCTGCCCCTGATCTTAAAACTCAAATAGACTATAATAAAACTTCTAGTGGCAAAGAAGAAGAGGGAGTTATTAAGAATCAGGAAATCAACGATCAGGGGAAGTCAGAGGGTGGGGATTGTACAGTGAAATCGGTTACTGAAGCTGAGGTTGCACCAGAAAAAGTGGTTGATACGGCGGTTACTAATGAAAAATTGCGTTATTCGGATTTTGTGGAGAAACCGGCTGAACCGGCTAACCCTAATTTACAG ACGAGCAAGAAAGTGGAGGAGCTagatgagaaagagaaaaggaaaagggAAGTGGAGAATAGGTTGCAAACTTTGAATGCGAAAAAACATAATCTAGTGCTAGCTTTGAAGCAG ATATTAAATGCTGAGGAGTTAAAGAGACGAAATTGTATGCAAGGAATGGTGGCCCGCCCAGCTGGTCAACTTCAAGTGGATACCACAAATGACGCTGGATTCAGTACTAGACAGACTACAGCAAGGATGGGCTCTGAGGCAAATCTTGGTGGTGATATGGAAGGGGCAGAAGCTGAAGATGTTTCAAACCAAAACACTCATTGTCGCCATATGTTTAGGATGAGTAGCATGTCACCGTCTTCAGAGTCCCCTCTTAGAAGGACTACCTATTTCCAACACAATGTG GTTCCACACCCTTCTCGTGCAAGTATCGGGGTCACTGGTAGTCCATCATGCTTTGTTTCTATAAGCCATCAAGGGAATCCTGGAAATCTGCCTGCTATATCTGTATCTGGAACAAATTATgtagcatcctctccttccccAGCTGCATCCGGTGGCACTTCTGTATTTAGAGATGCTCGGCAGCCAAGTCCATGGAATTAG
- the LOC123204415 gene encoding AAA-ATPase At3g28580-like — translation MVPSTMTEMWTTMGSTIASFMFVWAILRQYCPYEVRCYFEKYTHRIMGFFYPYIKISIHEFTGDRLKRSEAYAAVEAYLSVNSSKSAKRLKAEMGKESTNLVLSMDEYERVTDEFLGAKVWWVSSKVVSPTRSMPYYPEPEKRYYRLTFHKRYREIITETYLEHVMREGKEIRVRNRQRKLYTNSPGYKWPSYKQTMWSHIVFEHPATFETMALEPEKKLEIIEDLVTFSKSKDFYARIGKAWKRGYLLYGPPGTGKSTMIAAMANFLNYDVYDLELTAVKDNTELRKLLIETTSKSITVIEDIDCSLDLTGQRKKKFEKSSEDDKEKIDKEASRREQREESNSKVTLSGLLNFIDGLWSACGGERLIVFTTNYVEKLDPALIRRGRMDKHIELSYCSFKGFKVLAKNYLKVDNHPMFDTIERLMDDTKITPADVAENLMPKSPSDDVEKCLSSLIQALEEGKEEEAKKKEEVAAEKKAEESKETVKENADKSRVDKETEEKL, via the coding sequence ATGGTGCCATCAACAATGACAGAGATGTGGACAACAATGGGCTCAACAATTGCAAGTTTCATGTTTGTTTGGGCAATTCTTCGGCAATATTGTCCATATGAGGTTCGGTGTTACTTCGAGAAATACACACACAGAATCATGGGGTTCTTTTATCCCTACATCAAGATTTCAATCCATGAGTTCACTGGGGATCGCCTCAAGCGCAGTGAGGCTTATGCAGCTGTTGAAGCCTACCTCAGTGTCAACTCATCCAAGAGTGCTAAAAGACTCAAGGCGGAGATGGGAAAAGAGAGCACCAACTTAGTGCTCAGCATGGATGAGTATGAAAGAGTAACTGATGAGTTTCTTGGGGCCAAAGTCTGGTGGGTTTCCAGCAAAGTTGTGTCACCAACAAGGAGCATGCCGTATTATCCGGAGCCAGAGAAGAGATACTACAGGCTCACATTTCATAAGCGTTATAGGGAGATTATAACCGAGACCTATTTGGAGCATGTTATGAGAGAAGGAAAGGAAATCAGGGTGAGAAACAGGCAGAGAAAGCTATATACAAACAGTCCTGGTTACAAATGGCCAAGTTACAAGCAAACAATGTGGAGTCACATTGTCTTTGAGCATCCTGCGACCTTTGAGACCATGGCGTTGGAGCCGGAGAAGAAGCTGGAGATTATTGAAGATCTTGTGACTTTCAGCAAAAGCAAAGATTTTTATGCAAGGATTGGGAAGGCTTGGAAAAGAGGGTATCTTCTTTATGGTCCCCCAGGGACTGGCAAGTCTACTATGATTGCTGCAATGGCGAATTTTTTGAATTACGATGTATATGATCTTGAGCTTACTGCAGTCAAGGACAATACAGAGCTGAGGAAGCTTTTGATTGAGACGACCAGTAAGTCGATCACTGTGATAGAGGATATAGATTGTTCCCTTGATCTTACAGGTCAAAGGAAGAAGAAATTTGAGAAATCATCAgaagatgataaagaaaagATAGATAAGGAAGCTTCTCGAAGAGAACAGAGGGAAGAGAGCAATAGCAAAGTTACTCTCTCAGGGCTGCTGAATTTCATTGATGGGCTCTGGTCTGCTTGTGGTGGAGAGAGGTTGATTGTGTTCACTACAAACTATGTGGAGAAGCTTGATCCTGCTTTAATACGAAGAGGAAGGATGGATAAACATATAGAGCTTTCATACTGCAGTTTCAAGGGATTCAAAGTGCTTGCAAAGAATTATTTGAAAGTGGACAATCATCCCATGTTTGATACAATTGAGAGGTTAATGGATGACACCAAGATCACACCAGCTGATGTTGCTGAGAATCTTATGCCCAAGTCTCCATCGGATGATGTAGAGAAATGTctttcaagtttgattcaagcTCTTGAGGAAGGTAAGGAAGAAGAAGCtaagaagaaagaagaggtAGCAGCTGAGAAGAAAGCTGAGGAATCAAAAGAGACAGTCAAGGAAAACGCTGATAAGTCCAGAGTTGACAAAGAAACAGAAGAGAAACTGTGA